The window CCAATAGTGTACAACGTCGATGCTGTGGTCAAATTTTCTCACCATCGAGATTTACCTTGATTCGAAATCACGATTTGCTCGCGCAAGCGGTAGGCCATCATTTCGTTAACAGCGAACTTTTGGAGAATGCCCTTACCCATTGCAGCGCAGGTGGTACCCATAACGAGCGAATGGAATTTTTAGGTGATGCGTTACTGGGTTATCTTATTGCCGAAATTCTTTATCACTGTTTTCCTGAAGCGAACGAAGGTGAGTTAACCAGATTTCGTTCCACCTTGGTACGCCGTGACACCCTCGCACGAATTGCCCGTGATTTGGAATTAGGGAGTTATCTTATTCTAGGTTGTGGCGAAATAAAAAGTGGTGGTTTTAGCCGCGATTCTATTCTGTCGGACACGTTGGAAGCAGTGATTGCTGCGGTATATCTAGATGGTGGTCTGGAAGCCTGTCGAGCCTTGGTATTGCGTCTGATTCAACCGTTTCTCGCGGGGCTGTACACCCTGGAACAAATTAAGGATCCAAAGAGTCGTCTTCAGGAATATCTCCAAGCGCGTCATTTACCTCTACCCGTTTATACCGTGCTATCCATCACTGGTACCGAGCATGACAAAATTTTTCACGTGGAGTGTCATCTTGAATCGCTGCTGAAGAAGCCATCTTCTGGAACGGGTTCTACTCGGCGTCGTGCTGAACAGGACGCAGCACGACACGCACTGGAAGTCCTTGATAAACAGCTCTCTATTGCTAAAAATTAAAGAAACGATGTCCTGAATATTTTTTATTTTACGGGATAGAGACATTCGTCCTACGGGATAGAGACATTCGTCCGCTTATTCCAAAAATTCAAACAAACGCACCACCTTACTCACCCCATGCACTCCACGCGCTGCAGTGGTGGCTTGATCGGCTTCGGTGCGGGTGAGTATCCCCATCAAAAAAGCCACTCCACTTTCGGTCACCACCTTTACATGGTTGGTATTCACATAGTTATTGTTAAAAATTTCGTTTTTAATTCGGGCAGTAATGAAAGTATCGGAAGCTCTAGCCACAACCGAGGAGGGAGAAGCGATAAAAATTTCGTTATACACCAATTTTACATGCGGGATTTTTCGTACCAAGGTCTCGGCGCGGTAGCGCAAAATAGTGGTGGGTGCCTGGCCCGAGAGTAATACAACATGGTTGAAACTGGTGATGTTGATATGAGTTTCGTCACGCAGTTGAATATCGTCATCCAAAGCCGCGCGCGCATTTAACTCAATGCCTTCATCCTGAAGCATAGTTCCAGAGTCACGTCGGTCGTCCGCAACTATGGCACCAGTGGCAATGCCACCGAGAAACACGAAAGGAGCCGCGCAGCCATTAAATATAAACGATACGAGTAGCAAAAACAATAAGAAAATATATTTCATCAGTTTGGTTCACGGTAGCAATACAGAAAATTTTTTATTCCTACGAGTTTCGCAGTTAATGATAACGGCAATATACTAGGGCCTGTTAACACTAAAAGAGGAGTAAAACATGATATTAACCGCGATAATTTTTGAAAAAATTGAAAAGCTATTACCACGTCAACGTGGTAATGTGACATATTCCAATTTTTCTGTACTAACCGCGATACTATATGTTTTAGAAAACGGTTGTAAATGGAGAGGTCTCCCAAGAGAATTTGGGAATTGGCACACGATTTACACGCGCGCCAATCGATGGGCAAAAAGAGGTGTCCTGGATCGCGTCCTTTCTGTATTGAAGGAGGAATTAATTAAGGAAGTTGAGCATGTATCGTTGGATAGTACAATTATTAAAGTACATCCCGATGGTACCGGTGCATTAAAAAGTAGTGGTCCACAATCGATCGGTAAAACATGCGGTGGATGGACTACAAAAATTCACATGCTTGCGGTCGATGATAAAAAATCACTTGATTTTTCATTATCTTGTGGACAAGCGCACGATGCACCCGAGGGAAGAAAACTCCTCGAACAATTAAACACAGAAAAGCTGGAAGGAATCCCAGTCATCATGGATAGAGCCTACGAAGACAATAAAACAAGGAAATTAGTGTCTGATCTTGAAATGGAACCTGTAGTTCCTCCAAAAAAGAATAGAACTAAAAAATGGAAATATGATAAAAAAATGTATAAAAAAAGAAATGAAGTAGAACGGTTGTTCCGGAGATTAAAAAGATTCAGAAGGATTTTTACAAGATTTGATAAGTTAGATGTCATGTTTAATTTTGTTACCTTTAGCCTAATTCTCGATATGATCAATTAGTGTTAACAGGCACTAACCAAAACGGATAATCATTATCGAATCCTATAAATTAGGGCACTACCCAAAATTACAAGTTCAACTACATAATTCCTAAAAGTGTCAAAGACCACCTTTTCGTTGAGTCCGCGAGCGTTCTAAACGCTCTACTTTATTGTCCCGCAAGTAAAATTTTACCGTACCCTCTAGGCCATTCCCTGTGGATATCGGTCCAAGTAACGGCATGTAGGTTCCCCGGTATTCGATATAACGATAAGTCCATAATTCGAGACCTACATCAAGGGACTCCACTTCGGAAGGTTCCCCTAATATTTCTCGGATATCATCGCTGCTACTTGTTCCAGCATGGATTCGCATGAGCGATTCTTCATTCACTGCGGTGCTGCTGCCATAAGAGCGAGTAGTGGCACAACCGGTAAACCATGGGGCGGACGCGAGGAAAATTATGATTACCAACGGACGGCATGAAAAAATCATCAGCATCCCCGAAAAACCCGACCTTGAGGACGGGAGGAAAAGAAGGACGGTTTTCTCCGTCCCTTGGATACACAAGCCTCGCTATTCAGCGCAAGGTAGTTGACAAGCAAGATTTTCAAATCGAGTCAATTACTGTAGGAGTTACGCAGTTGAATTTTAATTGTTTGATTTCCATGGAAAGTCATCAGATAGGTATCTGATGTAACTGACTGAAAATTTTGAACCTATTTTTCAACTGCGTAACTCCTATAATTTTAGGAGTTACGCAGTTGAAAAAATATGCTTAACATTTTCAATCGGTTGCAAAAAATAATCCTTTAGTGACTTTCTAGCGGAATCAAACGGTTAAAGTTCAACTGCGTAACTCCTAAATTTATCGAATCTTGTAAAAATTATTGAAAACGGGATTGGGTTTTACGATTGGCCTTATCGATATGTCCGCAAGCCGCGCATTGGCGCGAGGTATTGCGTAGATCAACATATTGAACAACAACGGCTGTGTGCAGTTATCTCTCACCGGCGTAAACGCCAGGCTCTCTCATACAATTCTGGTAAACAATTAAGTAGCTACCGACATTTGATCACGCCCTGCTTTTTTCGCACGGTAGAGAGCTGCATCGGCGCGGGCAAGCCAGCTTATAGATGTATCGTTACGGCGTAATTCGGTAATCCCTACAGAGAGCGTAACACGCCCCTTGACACCCGTCTCAGTGATGATGGTCTGGGAGCGCACCGCGTCCATGAGCCGTTTGCTAAGGGCTTGAGCATCTTCCAGTGTGGTTTCGTCAAGGATGACAGCAAATTCATCGCCAGCGTAGCGAACCACGAAATCATTTTTGCGCGGAAATGAACGAACGAGACTATCGGCTACCATACGGATTACGGCATCGCCAGTAGGGTGACCATAAGTATCGTTGATGGCCTTGAAGCGATCAATGTCAGCGATCAGTAAGCACGCTGCCTGCTCGGATTTTTGGCAGTGTTCCAGGATTTTAGCCAGGTGTTGCTCAAAGGATGCGCGATTATAGAGCCGAGTCATTGGATCCAGAGCCATTTCCTTGCGCGCTTCGGCTAATTCGACCCGCAGGGTGGTCAGATGCTTTGCCAGTTCATCGATCTGGACACACTGGCGTCGGTGGCGTTCCTCCGCTGCCTGGCTAACCAACGCCACCGTGGCATGGACTTCTTTCTTGAGGAGATCCATGGAATCGCTTGCAAGGGCCTGCATAAGGCGCGTGAGTTGGTTATCAACCTGCAAATCGGCACTATTGTTTTGCTCAAGGGCATAACGTAGCCCTTGAAGCATTTTCCACAGTGCTTGACGAAGTTCGTTGATATGATTGAACGTATACTCCTGCTGGCCGCGACAGACCTGAGTGGCGAAGTCCCTCACTCCTCCCCACTGACGTCCTGCTCCCGGAGCTGGATTGCATTGAGGTGGAGTGCTCCCAGTTAGGACATGTTGCGCCCAGGCCTCGGCACGTAATCGTATCGTATCGGCACTTGAGTCTTCTAAATCAATGGCATATCGGCCTAATGTATATAATATCGCGGCCACCGTATCCACTGCTGGATGCACTGCGGTGGATTTTCCGTCAGCGGTACTGGTCATCCAAATTCGGCGCGGAAACCCCATGACTTGAGCCATGGGGAGGAAGCGCCGTCCTCCTGTTATTTGACTTTGAAATGGAAAGTTGCCGGTCTTTCCCGGCTATCAACCCTTACGGGTCTGGATGGTTATATGTTAGTTGAAATGCAAATTCAGAGCTTGCTTCGTAAAAATTATTATATGAACTTAATGGGATAAATGCGAATTCAGAGCTAAGGCTGAACCTTGTATGTTTTGTGGTTTAATTATACATAAAAGTTATGTCTATTTTTTTTGAAGGACACTATTTCAAAGACTTAGTAAGTGAAACTCTGAATTTGTATTAAAGCAAGCCATGACTACAATTGCATTGTATTGGAAGCGATTAATTGATCCAAAACAAGTCGCGCCTGCTTATAATCAAATTGATTGACATGATGCTTGAAAGTTTTATAGAGCGCCTGGCGATCCGCAGGTAGCGCCTTAGCTAATTCCACGAGCAATTCGTCTGGAATTAAATCCATTTCCGTCATCAGAGACTGAAGCTGATCGGCTAATGCCGCTAGGGCTTCGGGATTTCCTGCTAAGTTGGTTGGGTCGGTCGTTATCTCAATGAAGCGTGCGATCTCAGCGAGGGCATGGCTATGCGCTTGGCGTAGCGTTTCCAATGTATTGACCGTATATTCGCCATGGCGGAGTTCAGCGTCGAATTTTTCTGCGGCGCGGTGCAAGTCAACTGCGCCGACATTGCCCGCCGCGCCTTTGATCCGATGCGCAACCGACTTAGCATGATTGATTTTACCTGCGGCGAGCGCCTGGTCGATTTCGTTTAAGTCCTCGTGAATGCTGTCGGAAAACTGTTTAAGTATGCTCAGTATTTCAGCACGACTGGTAAATATCACGCGGAGATTCCGTAAATCAAACCCAGCTATTTCTATCATTTCTTCAAAATCATCGTTTGATGGCGCTGGTGGCGCAGGTATCGACGGCGAAGGCGGAGCGGTAACACCCTCGATCCGTCCGGGAATCCAACGCAGGAGCGTGATGACCAATTCCTCTTGGTTGATAGGCTTACCGAGGAATCCATTCATGCCTGCGGTTAGC is drawn from Gammaproteobacteria bacterium and contains these coding sequences:
- a CDS encoding transposase, with protein sequence MILTAIIFEKIEKLLPRQRGNVTYSNFSVLTAILYVLENGCKWRGLPREFGNWHTIYTRANRWAKRGVLDRVLSVLKEELIKEVEHVSLDSTIIKVHPDGTGALKSSGPQSIGKTCGGWTTKIHMLAVDDKKSLDFSLSCGQAHDAPEGRKLLEQLNTEKLEGIPVIMDRAYEDNKTRKLVSDLEMEPVVPPKKNRTKKWKYDKKMYKKRNEVERLFRRLKRFRRIFTRFDKLDVMFNFVTFSLILDMIN
- a CDS encoding hyperosmotically inducible periplasmic protein, with protein sequence MKYIFLLFLLLVSFIFNGCAAPFVFLGGIATGAIVADDRRDSGTMLQDEGIELNARAALDDDIQLRDETHINITSFNHVVLLSGQAPTTILRYRAETLVRKIPHVKLVYNEIFIASPSSVVARASDTFITARIKNEIFNNNYVNTNHVKVVTESGVAFLMGILTRTEADQATTAARGVHGVSKVVRLFEFLE
- a CDS encoding hypothetical protein (Evidence 5 : Unknown function), which codes for MKKSSASPKNPTLRTGGKEGRFSPSLGYTSLAIQRKVVDKQDFQIESITVGVTQLNFNCLISMESHQIGI
- the rnc gene encoding RNase III, whose translation is MIRNHDLLAQAVGHHFVNSELLENALTHCSAGGTHNERMEFLGDALLGYLIAEILYHCFPEANEGELTRFRSTLVRRDTLARIARDLELGSYLILGCGEIKSGGFSRDSILSDTLEAVIAAVYLDGGLEACRALVLRLIQPFLAGLYTLEQIKDPKSRLQEYLQARHLPLPVYTVLSITGTEHDKIFHVECHLESLLKKPSSGTGSTRRRAEQDAARHALEVLDKQLSIAKN
- a CDS encoding putative SmpA / OmlA family protein (Evidence 3 : Putative function from multiple computational evidences) — translated: MIFSCRPLVIIIFLASAPWFTGCATTRSYGSSTAVNEESLMRIHAGTSSSDDIREILGEPSEVESLDVGLELWTYRYIEYRGTYMPLLGPISTGNGLEGTVKFYLRDNKVERLERSRTQRKGGL
- a CDS encoding Diguanylate cyclase, which translates into the protein MAQVMGFPRRIWMTSTADGKSTAVHPAVDTVAAILYTLGRYAIDLEDSSADTIRLRAEAWAQHVLTGSTPPQCNPAPGAGRQWGGVRDFATQVCRGQQEYTFNHINELRQALWKMLQGLRYALEQNNSADLQVDNQLTRLMQALASDSMDLLKKEVHATVALVSQAAEERHRRQCVQIDELAKHLTTLRVELAEARKEMALDPMTRLYNRASFEQHLAKILEHCQKSEQAACLLIADIDRFKAINDTYGHPTGDAVIRMVADSLVRSFPRKNDFVVRYAGDEFAVILDETTLEDAQALSKRLMDAVRSQTIITETGVKGRVTLSVGITELRRNDTSISWLARADAALYRAKKAGRDQMSVAT